The following are from one region of the Sandaracinus amylolyticus genome:
- a CDS encoding lamin tail domain-containing protein, which yields MKSTWIRAALVVAALTTTLVACGDDDGGGDVDAGRADAGRADAGRSDSGTTPTEDGGFDAGGEDAGDVDGGDVDGGDVDGGADDAGTDGGGADAGTTDGGVMVTDPAATSAQIGAVRAADDGTIDLDIDEAVVTYLKPAVGTDPEGFFLQAQPDGPAVFVAIAAATLTPAPEVGDVVSFTATEVASAQGRRQITMVSGWAVLASGFDVSTLAVDRSAATDLVSALGTYEAELIQLNGTITGAFVGSGTGHEAAPIDTAGVTGSADLLLRMPTTLRESLDADVDLEPGCDFTATAPMWRFNARAQLSVYFEPDDIVVTCPAPTVDRASAISGTSVAVVFDRAIDPASVMASGAQFTITGGVTVSAAALSDRTVTLTTSALTSGTTYTVTVAASVTDLAGAAVDASANTATFTYSATLPCTGVVINELRVAGPGGAGDEFIELVNCGATDVPLSGYRLVYRSAMGTTDTALLTIGAVTLAPGGYALFANSGFTGTTVDGAFASGLAAGGGGIQLRDMDGAVLDSMGYGTATNAFVEGTAAPVPPSGQSVSRTPNGTDTGANAADFAVSASTPRAPNI from the coding sequence GTGAAAAGCACGTGGATTCGTGCCGCGCTCGTCGTCGCTGCGCTGACGACGACACTCGTCGCGTGCGGCGACGACGATGGTGGTGGTGACGTGGACGCGGGCCGCGCCGATGCGGGCCGAGCCGACGCGGGTCGCAGCGACTCGGGGACGACGCCGACGGAAGACGGCGGGTTCGACGCGGGTGGCGAGGACGCCGGTGATGTCGACGGCGGCGACGTCGACGGTGGTGACGTCGACGGTGGCGCTGACGACGCGGGCACCGACGGCGGCGGCGCAGATGCCGGCACGACCGACGGTGGAGTCATGGTGACCGACCCCGCCGCGACGTCGGCTCAGATCGGCGCGGTGCGCGCGGCGGACGACGGAACGATCGATCTCGACATCGACGAGGCGGTCGTGACGTATCTCAAGCCGGCGGTCGGAACGGACCCCGAGGGCTTCTTCCTCCAGGCGCAGCCCGACGGGCCCGCTGTCTTCGTGGCGATCGCTGCCGCGACGCTGACGCCGGCGCCGGAGGTCGGCGACGTCGTGTCGTTCACCGCGACCGAGGTCGCGAGTGCGCAGGGCCGGCGCCAGATCACGATGGTGAGTGGCTGGGCCGTGCTCGCGAGCGGCTTCGACGTGAGCACGCTCGCGGTGGATCGCTCCGCCGCGACGGACCTCGTCAGCGCGCTGGGCACATACGAGGCGGAGCTGATCCAGCTCAACGGCACGATCACCGGCGCCTTCGTGGGCAGCGGCACCGGCCACGAGGCCGCGCCGATCGACACCGCCGGCGTGACCGGCAGTGCCGACCTCCTGCTGCGCATGCCGACGACGCTGCGCGAGTCGCTGGACGCCGACGTCGATCTCGAGCCGGGCTGCGACTTCACGGCCACCGCGCCGATGTGGCGGTTCAACGCACGCGCGCAGCTGTCGGTGTACTTCGAGCCGGACGACATCGTCGTGACGTGCCCGGCGCCGACGGTCGATCGCGCCAGCGCGATCAGCGGGACCTCCGTCGCCGTCGTGTTCGACCGCGCGATCGATCCCGCGAGCGTGATGGCGAGCGGCGCGCAGTTCACGATCACCGGCGGAGTCACCGTGTCGGCAGCTGCCCTCAGCGATCGCACCGTGACGCTCACCACGAGCGCGCTGACGTCGGGGACGACCTACACCGTGACGGTCGCGGCGAGCGTGACCGATCTCGCCGGAGCGGCCGTCGACGCCTCGGCGAACACCGCGACCTTCACCTACTCGGCGACCCTGCCGTGCACCGGCGTCGTGATCAACGAGCTGCGCGTGGCCGGGCCCGGCGGCGCCGGCGACGAGTTCATCGAGCTCGTGAACTGTGGCGCCACGGACGTGCCGCTCAGCGGGTATCGCCTCGTCTACCGCAGCGCGATGGGCACGACCGACACCGCGCTCCTCACGATCGGTGCGGTCACGCTGGCTCCGGGCGGGTACGCGCTGTTCGCGAACTCCGGCTTCACCGGCACGACCGTCGATGGCGCGTTCGCGAGCGGCCTCGCGGCGGGCGGTGGCGGGATCCAGCTGCGCGATATGGACGGCGCCGTGCTCGACTCGATGGGCTACGGCACCGCGACGAACGCGTTCGTCGAGGGCACTGCGGCACCGGTGCCCCCCAGTGGTCAGTCGGTCTCGCGCACGCC